The following are encoded together in the Oscillatoria sp. FACHB-1407 genome:
- a CDS encoding peptidase E, which produces MSVSPPDKHIVAMGGGGFSMEPDNPLLDQYILGLVNKAQPKVCFLPTAGGDSNRYIVKFYSAFLKFSCQPSHLSLFNPQTLDLRSFLLEQDIIYVGGGNTKNLVALWREWELDRFLKEAWEGGTILCGLSAGSLCWFESGVSDYPGNGVLKPLNCLGFLQGSHCPHYDGEANRRPAYHQMVAEGLLPDGYAADDGVGLHFINGTLARIVSSRPHAKAYRVERQDGVVQETVLEPTYLGG; this is translated from the coding sequence ATGTCTGTATCTCCTCCAGATAAACATATTGTGGCAATGGGTGGCGGTGGTTTCTCAATGGAACCCGATAATCCTCTTCTGGATCAATACATTCTTGGGTTGGTGAATAAGGCACAGCCCAAAGTCTGCTTTCTACCAACAGCAGGTGGAGACAGCAATCGCTACATCGTCAAGTTCTACTCTGCCTTCTTGAAATTCTCCTGCCAACCCAGTCATCTTTCCCTATTTAACCCACAGACTCTCGACCTACGGAGTTTTCTCCTGGAACAGGACATCATTTACGTGGGTGGGGGGAACACCAAAAACTTAGTTGCCCTTTGGCGAGAGTGGGAGTTAGATCGCTTTTTGAAAGAAGCCTGGGAAGGAGGAACAATTCTGTGTGGTTTAAGTGCGGGTTCCTTATGCTGGTTTGAATCCGGTGTGAGTGATTATCCTGGAAATGGTGTTCTGAAGCCGCTTAACTGTCTCGGCTTTCTCCAAGGAAGCCATTGTCCTCATTACGATGGAGAAGCAAATCGCAGACCTGCCTATCATCAAATGGTGGCAGAGGGACTCCTACCAGATGGGTATGCAGCCGATGATGGTGTTGGCTTGCATTTCATCAACGGAACACTGGCAAGGATTGTGAGTTCTCGACCCCATGCAAAAGCTTATCGTGTGGAACGGCAGGATGGGGTTGTTCAAGAAACCGTGCTGGAGCCGACTTATCTCGGAGGCTGA
- a CDS encoding response regulator, translating into MTTHARLLRILLVEDSKSDAVLIQRTLKGSKFLNEIHLVRDGVEASDFLYQRGNYVEAPRPDMILLDLNLPKKNGRELLAEIKEDKNLMTIPVVILTTSSDEADILRSYQLHANCYLVKPVNLEQFVEVVQSIEHFWFALVELPPE; encoded by the coding sequence ATGACAACCCACGCCCGATTACTCAGAATCCTGCTTGTTGAAGACTCCAAAAGCGACGCTGTTCTCATCCAGAGAACGTTAAAAGGCAGCAAGTTTTTAAACGAGATCCATCTAGTTCGAGATGGGGTTGAAGCCAGCGACTTTCTTTACCAGCGAGGAAATTATGTTGAGGCTCCTCGCCCTGACATGATTCTGCTGGATTTGAACTTGCCAAAAAAAAATGGTCGGGAGCTACTGGCTGAAATCAAAGAAGATAAGAACTTGATGACAATTCCCGTCGTCATTCTGACAACCTCCTCCGACGAAGCCGATATTCTGAGAAGCTATCAACTTCATGCCAACTGCTACCTCGTTAAACCAGTTAACTTAGAACAGTTCGTCGAAGTCGTTCAATCAATCGAGCATTTCTGGTTTGCGTTAGTCGAACTTCCCCCTGAGTAA
- a CDS encoding PEP/pyruvate-binding domain-containing protein, translating into MSPYVLGFQDIDKTKIGVVGGKGANLGELSRIAGILVPDGFCISTIAFKRIIRETPSIHKLLDQLSLLKVDDRDKIREVSGEIRRIIEGIAIPEDIGGAIASSFDSIDQL; encoded by the coding sequence ATGAGTCCATATGTGCTTGGTTTTCAGGACATTGATAAAACCAAAATTGGGGTTGTTGGAGGTAAAGGCGCGAACCTGGGGGAACTCTCCAGAATTGCAGGAATACTCGTACCTGATGGCTTTTGCATTTCGACGATTGCTTTTAAAAGAATCATTAGAGAAACGCCTTCGATTCACAAATTACTGGACCAGTTATCGCTTCTGAAGGTGGATGACCGGGATAAAATCCGTGAAGTTAGCGGTGAGATTCGCAGGATCATCGAAGGGATTGCTATCCCTGAAGACATTGGTGGAGCGATCGCCTCATCCTTTGATAGCATTGACCAACTCTGA
- a CDS encoding alpha/beta fold hydrolase: MSSGIWWPETFRHQLAAVRRYVIRYDHRDTGRSSSYEPGQINSSVEDLADDAFCILDGYGIRSAHVVGMSLGGYLAQLMALKYPQRGKSLTSIASERLAEEDPTLPEIDPSVLNYHAKSQ; the protein is encoded by the coding sequence ATGTCTTCTGGCATTTGGTGGCCCGAAACGTTCCGCCATCAGTTAGCGGCCGTGAGACGATATGTGATTCGTTACGATCACCGAGATACCGGACGCTCAAGCAGCTACGAGCCGGGACAGATCAACTCTTCTGTTGAAGATCTGGCGGATGATGCGTTCTGTATTCTGGATGGTTATGGGATTCGGAGTGCCCATGTAGTTGGGATGTCGCTGGGGGGATATTTAGCTCAACTCATGGCACTCAAATATCCTCAACGGGGCAAAAGTCTGACCTCGATCGCTTCAGAACGGTTGGCTGAAGAAGATCCTACCCTGCCTGAGATTGATCCATCTGTTCTCAATTATCATGCAAAAAGCCAGTGA
- a CDS encoding sensor histidine kinase, translated as MSADVISALLVEDNPADVALLMKLLQNSDAKSWQITHVKRLKPALEHLHKTEFDVILLDLSLPDSQGLETVIQIQTAFPHLPIIVLTGLKDELFARQAVAHGAQDYLVKGQVSTELLLKSVSYAIERSQILKRLQESEHRFREVFNQTFQFMGLLSPDGVVLDINQVATEISNFQHELVLNHLIWESPCWQSNEKSQSWLQEAVLRASQGETVRSELQALSPRGTSWWFDVSVKPVRNKDGNITLLIAEGRDISKLKRAEAEIRRSLEKERELNQMKNSFIAMVSHEFRNPISAISFGVNFLEGCDLPAEQKARCFERIHRAIDQTLHLLDEILLLGRTESGRVEVEYTRLELKEFCCEIVENFQITQGKSHQIIFVSEGNSSEARTDASLLKHTLDNLLSNAIKYSPKGSVIRFTLTCQGDQAKFCIQDQGIGIPQKDQPKLFEAFHRAANVSGIQGTGLGLAIVKRCVDLQKGQIYFESQERIGTTFTVILPRNLIQIEHKQAVEDYCFQ; from the coding sequence ATGAGTGCTGATGTGATTTCTGCCCTCTTGGTGGAAGATAATCCCGCAGATGTTGCTTTATTGATGAAATTGCTGCAAAACAGTGATGCAAAATCTTGGCAAATCACTCATGTCAAACGCTTGAAACCTGCATTAGAACATTTGCATAAAACTGAATTTGATGTCATTCTCCTTGACCTTTCACTCCCTGATTCTCAAGGACTTGAAACCGTCATTCAGATTCAAACAGCCTTTCCTCACCTCCCAATTATTGTGCTAACAGGATTAAAAGATGAGTTGTTTGCTCGACAAGCGGTTGCTCACGGTGCCCAAGATTATCTAGTTAAAGGGCAAGTCTCCACAGAACTATTATTGAAGTCAGTGAGCTATGCGATTGAGCGGTCTCAGATCCTGAAAAGGCTTCAAGAGAGTGAGCACCGTTTTCGTGAAGTGTTTAACCAAACCTTTCAGTTCATGGGATTACTCAGCCCCGATGGTGTTGTTTTAGATATTAATCAGGTCGCTACAGAAATCAGTAATTTTCAACACGAACTTGTTCTCAACCATCTTATTTGGGAGTCACCCTGTTGGCAATCAAATGAAAAATCTCAGTCTTGGTTGCAAGAAGCGGTGCTAAGAGCCTCTCAAGGTGAAACTGTGCGCTCAGAACTTCAAGCTCTCTCTCCTAGAGGGACATCATGGTGGTTTGATGTATCTGTCAAGCCTGTGAGGAATAAGGATGGCAACATTACTTTGCTCATAGCAGAAGGGCGAGACATTAGCAAACTCAAACGAGCAGAGGCAGAAATTCGCCGCTCTCTTGAAAAAGAGCGAGAACTCAACCAGATGAAAAATAGCTTTATTGCAATGGTCTCTCACGAGTTTCGTAACCCCATCTCAGCAATTAGCTTTGGGGTTAATTTTTTAGAAGGTTGCGATCTACCAGCAGAGCAAAAAGCACGATGTTTTGAGCGTATTCATCGGGCAATTGATCAAACACTTCACTTGCTTGATGAAATTCTTTTACTCGGTCGTACCGAATCGGGACGGGTTGAAGTTGAATATACTCGACTTGAACTCAAAGAATTTTGCTGTGAAATTGTAGAGAACTTTCAGATCACTCAAGGAAAATCTCATCAGATCATTTTCGTGAGCGAAGGTAATTCCAGTGAAGCCAGAACAGATGCTTCTTTGCTAAAGCACACTCTTGACAACTTATTGTCCAATGCCATCAAGTACTCCCCAAAAGGAAGCGTTATTCGGTTCACGTTGACTTGCCAGGGTGATCAGGCTAAATTCTGTATTCAAGACCAGGGAATTGGCATCCCCCAGAAAGACCAACCGAAATTGTTTGAAGCATTTCACAGGGCTGCAAATGTGTCTGGAATTCAAGGAACAGGCTTGGGACTAGCGATTGTCAAACGATGTGTAGACTTGCAAAAAGGGCAAATTTATTTTGAAAGTCAAGAGAGAATTGGAACTACTTTCACAGTTATCCTCCCACGCAACTTAATACAAATAGAACACAAGCAGGCTGTGGAAGATTACTGTTTTCAATGA
- a CDS encoding GNAT family N-acetyltransferase, translated as MNLRPATSTDLDLLRHWDEQPHVIASDPNDDWHWEEELDRTPDWREQLIAEIDGRAIGFIQIIDPAREESHYWGDVAENLRAIDIWIGAETDLGKGYGTQMMQLALTRCFADPSVTAVLVDPLVSNTRVHRFYERLGFQCVERRQFGDDDCFVYRLNRENWHRSEEKEVNR; from the coding sequence ATGAACTTACGCCCTGCCACCTCCACTGATTTAGACCTCCTGCGACACTGGGATGAACAACCGCATGTGATCGCCTCTGACCCAAATGATGATTGGCACTGGGAAGAGGAACTCGATCGCACCCCTGATTGGCGAGAACAATTGATTGCAGAGATCGACGGGCGAGCAATCGGATTCATTCAAATTATCGATCCAGCACGAGAGGAGAGCCATTACTGGGGAGATGTAGCAGAGAATCTGCGGGCGATCGACATCTGGATTGGAGCGGAGACAGATTTAGGCAAAGGCTATGGCACCCAAATGATGCAGCTTGCTCTTACCCGCTGTTTTGCTGACCCATCGGTAACGGCAGTTCTCGTTGATCCGCTGGTCAGTAATACTCGCGTTCACCGCTTTTATGAACGGTTGGGATTCCAATGTGTAGAGCGTCGCCAATTTGGGGACGATGATTGCTTTGTTTATCGGCTAAATCGAGAGAATTGGCACCGTTCGGAAGAAAAAGAGGTCAATCGATGA
- a CDS encoding VOC family protein, whose amino-acid sequence MIDHTGINVSNFERSKEFYTQSLAPLGYQLLHEFAAAGTSSVSGGGFGIDGQPDFWILQGDVNTPRIHIAFRAETPEVVQAFYQAALKAGGQDNGAPGLRTHYHPNYYAAFVLDPDGHNVEAVCHTPV is encoded by the coding sequence ATGATTGATCATACTGGTATCAACGTTAGCAACTTTGAGAGAAGCAAAGAGTTTTACACTCAATCTTTAGCCCCTCTTGGCTATCAGTTGCTGCATGAATTTGCTGCCGCTGGGACTAGCTCTGTTTCTGGTGGCGGTTTTGGAATAGATGGACAGCCAGATTTTTGGATCTTGCAGGGAGATGTCAACACCCCTAGGATTCACATCGCCTTCCGCGCTGAAACTCCTGAGGTGGTTCAGGCATTTTATCAAGCCGCATTAAAAGCAGGAGGGCAAGACAATGGTGCTCCAGGTCTACGAACTCACTATCACCCTAATTATTATGCTGCCTTTGTTTTAGATCCGGATGGTCATAACGTTGAGGCAGTGTGTCACACCCCTGTTTGA
- a CDS encoding PAS domain S-box protein, which translates to MSMGRQLLTYSVAIGLTVIATLLSFWLEDILSRTTGVFFYIAIVISTWYGGRRPGIVTTVLSVLALNYYFITPTHQIYILRFEDFFWLLLVAVVGLVINFLTASLQESNRIAVERMQLLQQEQAAHNEMEVLLQQLEAERHQLEQILQQMPVGVAIAEAPSGKLLFHNEEAIRLLRQPLLNSDTSQGYIQYGAIHADGQSYQPDEYPIARSLLSGEVVKAEEMHYRRGDGTTTLFSVSAAPILNRDGQIVSTVSTFEDITDRKQAEIALREKEQQLQQLSDSMPQFVWISNAQGETEYVNRRWLEYSGLTVEQSRDTQKVAEFLHPEEAQSMSEQWMNAQATQQPFEIEARLKRASDGVYRWFLMRSVPVLDEQGQVLRWYGTSTDISDRKQTEQTLAKELLRIQTLFNTSFDGIVILDGQGRVVNANPRFAEMIGHTPEEIANLSVSDWDAQFNDEELQQVMQDCLSRKMGVFETQHRRKNGSTYDVEISYNVVEWEGEILRFCACRDISDRKRIEAERKRAEEALQEREAILRLFIQNAPAGIAMFDREMRFLIGSQRWADDYYQGSLESTIGRSHYELFPELPERWRQIHQRCLAGAIEKCDEDLFVRTDGWQQWTRWETRPWYTATDEIGGIIIFAEDITQRKQSETAILQLNQELQQKVTELQTLLDVIPIGIGIAEDPECQHIRVNPAFADALGIPPRANASLSASEEERPTTFRVYQNGREMPPEELPLQYAAAHGVEIRDLEVDVVWQDGTTVTLLEYAAPLLNASGQLRGSVGAFLNITDRKRAEQALRDREQQLTLALQAAKAGAWTWELPTNRLYWSDEYYRVFGLEPGSVEPSSENGFSRLHPDDREWVERETTEAIAQGKNTNIEYRILLPDGTSRWVIGIGQMFYDELNQPARMAGIVVDITERKQAEAALRESQERYRTLVQNFPNGAVFLFDNDLRYVLAEGQGLTQAGLDRVSLEGKTIWEVLDTQTCELLEPLYRGALSGNSETLEIPFGDRIYFVHCLPVFDDQGFVRLGMLMSQDITLQKQAEQVLRTARDELERQVQERTRELQEANILLAQREREFRTLVENTPDVITRHDRQYRYLYVNPAGTQAAGITLQFYLGKQPSELDYPEAITQFWEASLEEVFVTGEMRIDEFEVINLDEPRSYQVYVVPEREADNSITSVITIARDITQLRQAERSTRKLAEELQRSNQELEQFAYIASHDLQEPLRAITSFTQLLAQEYKAQLDGDADMYIEFIVDGATRMQQLIRDLLTYSRVGRYELQLQPTDCNVLLERVKKDLQVAIAENQAIITADPLPTITADPNQMKNLLQNLISNSLKYRSKTDPRIHISAKSHTVEKTNDLSHPGSSRLTMGSEEWLFSLQDNGIGIEPQYAERIFGIFQRLHTSDEYSGTGLGLAICQKIIERHQGRIWVESQLGQGATFFFTIPLSIKTHDDNPRPITQNPAC; encoded by the coding sequence ATGAGTATGGGGCGGCAGCTTTTGACTTATAGTGTAGCGATCGGCTTGACGGTAATCGCTACCCTCCTTAGCTTTTGGTTAGAGGACATTCTCTCTCGAACGACCGGAGTCTTCTTCTACATTGCAATTGTTATTAGCACTTGGTATGGTGGACGGCGACCAGGCATCGTTACAACGGTTCTCTCTGTATTAGCTCTCAACTATTACTTCATTACGCCCACTCACCAAATCTATATCCTAAGATTTGAAGACTTTTTCTGGCTCCTTCTTGTTGCAGTTGTAGGACTCGTTATCAATTTTTTAACTGCCAGTCTACAGGAGAGCAATCGAATTGCAGTAGAGCGGATGCAGCTTTTGCAGCAGGAGCAAGCAGCTCACAACGAGATGGAGGTACTGCTACAACAGTTAGAAGCAGAACGGCATCAGTTGGAACAGATACTTCAACAAATGCCCGTAGGAGTGGCGATCGCGGAAGCCCCTTCTGGTAAACTCCTCTTTCACAATGAAGAAGCTATACGTTTGTTACGGCAGCCTCTATTGAATTCAGACACGTCTCAGGGGTATATCCAATATGGCGCGATCCATGCGGATGGACAATCTTATCAACCAGACGAGTACCCGATCGCTCGTTCTCTTTTGTCTGGAGAAGTTGTCAAAGCTGAGGAAATGCACTATCGGCGAGGAGACGGCACAACAACTTTATTTTCTGTTAGTGCTGCTCCAATCCTGAATCGGGATGGACAAATTGTTTCAACGGTTAGCACTTTTGAAGATATTACCGATCGCAAACAAGCTGAAATTGCCCTGAGAGAAAAAGAGCAACAATTGCAACAACTCAGTGACTCAATGCCGCAATTCGTCTGGATCAGCAATGCTCAGGGCGAGACGGAGTATGTAAATCGCCGATGGCTTGAGTATTCGGGGTTGACAGTCGAACAAAGCCGCGACACTCAGAAAGTGGCAGAGTTTCTTCATCCTGAAGAGGCACAATCCATGTCTGAACAATGGATGAACGCACAGGCAACGCAACAACCCTTTGAGATTGAAGCCCGACTGAAGCGAGCATCCGATGGGGTATACCGCTGGTTTCTCATGCGATCCGTACCTGTGTTAGATGAACAGGGACAAGTGTTGCGCTGGTATGGCACTTCCACTGATATTAGCGATCGCAAACAAACAGAACAAACTTTAGCGAAGGAACTTTTGCGGATTCAGACCCTCTTCAATACCTCTTTTGATGGCATTGTCATTTTAGATGGGCAAGGCAGAGTCGTGAATGCCAATCCCCGTTTTGCTGAAATGATAGGGCACACCCCAGAAGAAATTGCAAACCTCAGCGTCTCTGACTGGGACGCTCAATTCAATGATGAGGAACTTCAGCAAGTCATGCAGGACTGCTTAAGCCGCAAAATGGGAGTATTTGAAACGCAGCACCGCCGCAAAAATGGCTCAACCTATGATGTGGAAATTAGCTACAACGTTGTGGAGTGGGAGGGAGAGATCTTACGCTTTTGTGCTTGTCGAGATATTAGCGATCGCAAGCGCATTGAAGCTGAACGCAAACGTGCTGAAGAAGCTCTTCAGGAAAGGGAAGCCATTCTTCGCCTATTTATCCAAAACGCTCCGGCTGGCATTGCCATGTTCGATCGAGAGATGCGCTTTTTGATAGGAAGCCAGCGTTGGGCTGATGACTACTATCAGGGTTCGTTGGAATCTACGATTGGGCGATCGCACTACGAACTCTTTCCTGAGCTGCCAGAACGATGGCGACAAATTCATCAACGCTGTTTAGCAGGGGCGATCGAGAAATGTGATGAAGATTTGTTTGTGCGGACAGATGGCTGGCAACAATGGACCCGCTGGGAAACCCGTCCCTGGTATACCGCAACCGATGAAATTGGTGGAATTATCATCTTTGCTGAAGATATTACCCAGCGTAAACAATCAGAGACAGCCATTCTGCAATTAAATCAAGAACTCCAGCAAAAAGTGACCGAATTGCAGACGTTGTTAGATGTGATTCCGATTGGAATTGGTATTGCTGAAGATCCAGAATGTCAGCATATTCGAGTGAATCCCGCCTTTGCCGATGCACTCGGTATTCCGCCTAGGGCCAATGCGTCTTTGAGTGCATCAGAAGAGGAGCGTCCAACAACCTTCAGGGTCTACCAAAATGGTCGAGAAATGCCACCGGAAGAATTACCGCTCCAATACGCGGCGGCTCATGGGGTTGAAATTCGAGATTTAGAAGTTGATGTGGTTTGGCAGGATGGCACAACCGTCACGCTGCTAGAATATGCCGCTCCATTGCTGAATGCATCCGGACAGTTAAGAGGCAGTGTGGGAGCCTTTTTAAACATCACCGATCGCAAACGAGCAGAACAGGCATTACGCGATCGCGAACAACAGTTGACGTTAGCCCTGCAAGCTGCGAAAGCTGGAGCCTGGACTTGGGAACTGCCAACCAATCGCTTGTACTGGTCAGATGAATATTACCGTGTATTTGGTCTTGAGCCTGGAAGTGTTGAACCCTCTTCCGAGAATGGGTTTAGCCGATTGCACCCAGACGATCGAGAATGGGTTGAGCGAGAAACAACGGAAGCGATCGCCCAAGGCAAAAACACGAATATAGAGTACCGAATTCTGCTACCTGATGGAACATCCCGATGGGTGATTGGGATTGGGCAAATGTTTTACGACGAGTTGAACCAGCCCGCTAGAATGGCAGGAATCGTTGTAGATATCACAGAACGTAAACAAGCAGAAGCTGCTTTACGAGAGAGTCAGGAACGATATCGCACATTAGTTCAAAATTTTCCAAATGGGGCTGTGTTTCTCTTCGATAACGATCTGCGCTATGTACTGGCAGAAGGTCAAGGGCTGACCCAAGCTGGCTTGGATCGGGTATCCCTTGAAGGAAAGACGATTTGGGAAGTGTTGGATACTCAAACCTGTGAATTACTCGAACCTCTTTACAGAGGAGCACTTTCAGGTAATTCGGAGACGCTGGAAATTCCCTTTGGCGATCGCATCTATTTTGTTCACTGTTTGCCTGTTTTCGATGACCAGGGATTCGTGAGATTGGGTATGCTCATGTCTCAAGACATTACTCTGCAAAAACAAGCAGAACAAGTCTTGAGAACCGCGCGAGATGAGTTAGAACGGCAGGTACAGGAACGCACAAGAGAACTACAAGAAGCAAATATTTTGCTAGCTCAACGGGAACGGGAGTTTAGGACACTGGTGGAAAATACGCCGGATGTGATTACCCGCCACGATCGCCAATATCGTTATCTTTATGTCAACCCAGCTGGCACCCAAGCTGCTGGCATCACCCTACAGTTTTACCTGGGTAAGCAACCGTCTGAATTAGACTATCCTGAAGCCATTACTCAATTTTGGGAGGCTTCTCTTGAAGAGGTGTTTGTTACAGGCGAAATGCGAATCGATGAATTCGAAGTGATAAACCTGGATGAACCGAGAAGTTACCAGGTCTATGTCGTTCCAGAACGGGAGGCTGATAATTCGATTACTTCTGTGATCACAATCGCACGCGACATTACCCAACTTAGACAAGCCGAAAGGTCTACCCGCAAGCTAGCCGAAGAGTTGCAGCGTTCTAATCAGGAGCTAGAACAGTTCGCCTATATCGCCTCTCACGATTTACAAGAACCGTTGAGAGCCATTACGAGTTTTACCCAACTCCTGGCGCAGGAGTACAAAGCACAACTCGATGGCGATGCCGATATGTACATCGAATTTATTGTGGATGGTGCAACCCGGATGCAGCAGTTAATTCGAGACCTGCTGACCTATTCCAGGGTCGGTCGTTATGAACTGCAACTCCAACCCACCGATTGCAATGTCCTATTGGAACGAGTCAAAAAAGATTTACAGGTGGCGATCGCCGAAAACCAGGCGATTATTACCGCAGACCCCCTGCCAACCATCACCGCAGATCCAAATCAAATGAAAAATCTCCTGCAAAACTTGATCAGTAATTCCTTGAAGTACCGGAGTAAAACAGATCCACGGATTCACATTTCAGCCAAAAGCCATACAGTCGAGAAAACAAATGATTTGAGCCATCCTGGTTCTTCGCGCTTGACAATGGGATCTGAAGAATGGCTATTCTCTCTTCAAGATAATGGCATTGGGATTGAACCTCAGTATGCTGAGCGTATCTTTGGTATCTTTCAACGCCTGCATACCAGTGATGAATATTCTGGCACGGGTTTAGGATTAGCCATCTGTCAGAAAATTATCGAACGGCACCAAGGACGAATTTGGGTTGAGTCTCAACTGGGGCAGGGAGCAACCTTCTTCTTCACAATTCCCCTCTCTATAAAGACACACGATGACAACCCACGCCCGATTACTCAGAATCCTGCTTGTTGA
- a CDS encoding MFS transporter has protein sequence MTKTFYAILANSLVAALTNTFVWFAVTFWVFLQTQSVLATSVMAGVYIGTVAISGFFLGSLVDRYRKKTSMLLSSICSLIFYILAQIIFSSTSPSVFTDVSSIPLWIFIVLTLMGAIAGNIRIIALPTLVTLLIPEAERDKANGLVGTANGVSFLIASIFSGLAIGFLGIYWVLISAIVLTVAVILHLVTLPIPEQTIIHSEHHTQHIDIRGTIRAIALVPGLFGLIFFNCFNNFLGGVFMSLMDAYGLSLVSVQVWGILWGLLSLGFIVGGLIVAKRGLGESPLRTLFLANIVMWVIAAGFTVQASVVSLAIGMFIYLCLIPVVEAAEQTILQAVIPLERQGRVFGFAQSIEQAASPLTAFMIGPIAQFVFIPFMTTGAGVDLIGDWFGTGANRGIALLFTLTGLIGLMVTLLAMRSHAYRQLSAKYQEHGLTN, from the coding sequence ATGACAAAAACATTCTATGCCATCTTAGCTAACTCACTGGTGGCTGCACTGACCAACACCTTTGTCTGGTTTGCAGTCACCTTTTGGGTTTTTCTGCAAACTCAATCCGTGCTGGCGACTTCAGTAATGGCGGGTGTGTATATTGGGACGGTTGCCATCTCTGGTTTTTTTCTCGGCTCGTTAGTCGATCGCTACCGTAAGAAAACTTCGATGCTACTGTCTAGCATCTGTTCTCTTATCTTTTACATACTTGCTCAAATCATTTTTAGTTCTACATCACCCTCTGTTTTTACCGATGTATCCAGCATTCCACTGTGGATTTTTATTGTGCTAACTCTGATGGGGGCGATCGCAGGTAACATCCGCATCATCGCTCTACCAACCCTCGTCACTCTCTTGATTCCTGAAGCAGAGCGGGATAAAGCCAATGGTTTAGTGGGCACTGCGAATGGTGTATCGTTTCTTATCGCTTCTATCTTCAGCGGATTGGCGATCGGGTTTCTGGGTATCTATTGGGTGCTCATTTCTGCGATTGTTTTGACGGTTGCTGTCATCCTGCATCTGGTAACTCTCCCCATTCCCGAACAAACGATTATTCATTCAGAACATCACACCCAACACATCGATATTCGCGGGACGATTCGGGCGATCGCGCTCGTCCCTGGATTATTTGGACTAATTTTCTTTAATTGCTTCAACAATTTCTTGGGTGGGGTCTTCATGTCCCTGATGGATGCCTATGGTCTATCGCTGGTGTCAGTTCAGGTGTGGGGAATTTTGTGGGGGCTTTTAAGTCTGGGATTCATTGTAGGTGGTCTGATTGTTGCCAAACGAGGTTTAGGGGAAAGCCCATTACGAACCCTATTCCTGGCAAACATTGTCATGTGGGTGATTGCCGCTGGCTTTACGGTTCAAGCCTCTGTTGTATCGTTAGCCATTGGGATGTTCATTTATCTCTGTCTGATTCCAGTAGTTGAAGCCGCAGAACAAACAATCCTACAAGCTGTTATTCCATTGGAACGTCAAGGGCGGGTCTTTGGCTTTGCTCAAAGCATTGAGCAAGCCGCATCACCACTGACTGCATTTATGATTGGTCCGATCGCCCAATTTGTTTTCATCCCATTTATGACCACGGGAGCAGGCGTGGATCTGATTGGTGACTGGTTCGGCACTGGAGCCAATCGTGGCATTGCACTTTTATTTACATTAACCGGACTCATTGGGCTAATGGTAACGTTACTGGCAATGCGATCGCACGCTTATCGGCAACTATCCGCAAAGTATCAAGAACACGGGTTAACAAATTGA